The genomic region CCATCCTGCTGCCGCCGGTCGGCGTCTTCCTCCGCTACGGCATCGGGGTAATTAACACTCAGCTTAGCATCTGATTAATTGATGCATCGTCGTTCTCATCAGATGTGTGTAAGTAAAGTAACTGCTTGCTCGCGATCTACTGTGTGCCTGCCCTGCAGGTTGAGTTCTGGATCTGCCTGCTGCTCACCATCCTGGGATACATCCCGGGCATCATCTACGCCGTCTACGTCCTCGTCGCGTGAAAGCACAACATGGTGTGGTAGGTATGACGACGATGGTGACCGTCCGCCCGCCCGCCGGGAGCTGGAATATATGAGACCCAGACCCAGTGCTTCTGATCCATCCATTCCATGCATGCAGTGATGCAGGCATACGTACGTTTAGCCCATGCTGTATGTTTGTGTCTTGCTTTAGTTAGCTTTAGCTAGCTGCTTGCAGCTTAGCTTCTCTCAGCTCGTCTACCGGTCCGTTTTGCTGTGCCCATGGACATGGATGGGAAGAAGGAACCGTAGCTTGTATGCAAGTGTGTACTAGAGTCCAGAGTTTCTACTCTGCTACTGATTCTGAATCCAGACATGTTTTCTGAGATCTTCCTTCGTGCTAGCCGTGCTGAATTCTTATGGAAGCAGAGGTGCATGCACTGCGACGTTCGTTGGTAGCTCTTCCGCAACGGCATCCCCGAcggcttcctctctctctctctctctctctctctctctcaactaAACGGGTACCTGGATTCCAGTGAAATCGCGCTGAGAGAACGCGCAGTGATACTGCCCAGATACATACATCCAAATCATCAGCCAGGCAAGTAACGTATTAGATGTACAGCATAGCTTCTGAAGGGAAAATGAAATAAAAACGCTTCAAAAAGAAAAAAGAACCAAGAACATGTCACATGTGGGAATTTTTTTGACTGAATGAAGCATAGTAAGGTACAGAACAGGCAGCCAAAAGCAGCTGCTCCTCGACACGAGGTTCACTCAAGTACCAGCCAAATGTTATCAGACAGAGACGATCATGCTTCCTACCACCTAGACTAGAGCTGTGTCTCCGTGTCTTGTCCAGAAAGAGCGTCGTCGTCTTCCCTGCAGCATTCACCAGTATCCCTCCTACTCATACTGCTGCTATTGCATCACCTCGCACCTACGGCTATCCCGGACCCCGTCCACCCCATCTCAGTCTCACTCACTTGGGGCTCTTCTTCCAGAGCCCGCTCATCCTGCGcagcacgccgccgccgccgccgccgccgccgttgcgccgcttgggtgactcctcgtcCACGTCGTCCGAGAATGGCGAGCTCATCAGCTTCCCGCCGATGGAGCTGCCGTACTCGGGCCCCAGCGACCCGGTCCTCTCCACCGTGCCGCCGTTGCCGTCCTTCCCCCCACCCCCACCGAGCGCGGCTGCAGCCGCCTCCGCGGCCTTGCGCCACTGGTCGGACTGCACGCGCAGGCGCCGCAGCTCCGCCTCCATCTCCGCGCCGGCCGCCTGGGCCGCGTCCAGCTGCTCCGACGCCCGCGCAGCGCGCCGGCTGCTCCTGTCCGCCTCGTCCGTCACCAGCCCCAGCCGCATCCGCACGTCctgctccgcggccttggccagcTCCAGCTCCGCCACCGCCGCCTCGTACTTGCGCCGCAGCTCCGCCTCCGCCCTGCCCGCCCCCGCCTTCAGCGCCTCGTTCTCCTCCGCCAGGCTCTGCAGCGCGTTCTCCTTGTCCATCAGGCATGCCTTCAGCTCCGCCGCGTCGGTGATGGACCTCATCAGCTTCGCCTCCAGCTCCGGCTGCTGCATCGCGTCTGGCCTGTGAGGATCTGCGGCGGCTCCTGCCATTGCCTCCATGAGTGCATCGTTCTTGTTCTTCAGCTCCAGCCTGAGCTCGCACAGTTCGCGGGCGCACTCGGCCCTCACACTCTCCAATGTCTCGTACAAGCCTCCAGTCTCGATAGTCATCCGAGTTTGCTGCTCCTGGTACCTGATCTCAGCGACCTCAAGAGCAGTCCGCAACTGTTCGATCTCTGGGTCATAGCTTCCACAGCTCCCATTGGCGTCGGCGGCACTTGTGGTCACCAGCACCTTCTGCAGAGCCTCAGTCTCAGAGCGGACATCAGTATTGGCCTTGGCCTTGGCATTGTCCGTGTCATGTGACTTCTTCATATCTTCCTGGAGCGATGCCACGAGAGCCTTGGACTCATTGAGCTCCATGTCCTTCGACCTCAGGCATTCCTGCATGCGGACGCCCTCAGCTACAAGTGAGTCAATGGTGGCCTTCGCTGTCTCCAGCTGCTGCTTGGTCTCATTTACCGTGGCATTTGCCTCAGCCGCAGCCCTGTCACTCTCGCTGACATTCACCTTCAGGCCCTCAATGGTCGCTAGGCGGATCTCCATCTCCTGCTTCAAGCCCTCGATCTCAGCTTCCACGTACTCGCACTGCTTCGCGCGGGCCGCGTCAGACTCTGCTGAAGCTTCCAGCTGCTGCTTCAGCCGCTGGATCTCGGACATGGCCGAGCCGAGCGCGGCTGCGTCCGCTGATTTCTGCCTCTGCACTGCCTCGAGTTCCGACTCCCAGGCACGGTCACGTTCCTGCGAGATCTTGCGCAGTTCCTGGAGACGGGATTCCTCCGCAGCTGAGAACTCGTCAAGCTGGCGCTGCAACTCCTCCAGCTTCGAGGCGGCTGCAGCCTGCTCTTGCG from Zea mays cultivar B73 chromosome 6, Zm-B73-REFERENCE-NAM-5.0, whole genome shotgun sequence harbors:
- the LOC100279015 gene encoding low temperature-induced protein lt101.2 — encoded protein: MGSETFVEILLAILLPPVGVFLRYGIGVEFWICLLLTILGYIPGIIYAVYVLVA
- the LOC103629190 gene encoding interactor of constitutive active ROPs 2, chloroplastic isoform X3 — encoded protein: MQTSKPRSGSSDAPQRTSPRTPRASRVAKTGGNETDSTGVTPTRTPTERSPKVTERRSPRSPITEVKKRPSRLSELESKVSQLQDELKKAKEQLSSSEARRRHAQQEAEEAKTQEQAAAASKLEELQRQLDEFSAAEESRLQELRKISQERDRAWESELEAVQRQKSADAAALGSAMSEIQRLKQQLEASAESDAARAKQCEYVEAEIEGLKQEMEIRLATIEGLKVNVSESDRAAAEANATVNETKQQLETAKATIDSLVAEGVRMQECLRSKDMELNESKALVASLQEDMKKSHDTDNAKAKANTDVRSETEALQKVLVTTSAADANGSCGSYDPEIEQLRTALEVAEIRYQEQQTRMTIETGGLYETLESVRAECARELCELRLELKNKNDALMEAMAGAAADPHRPDAMQQPELEAKLMRSITDAAELKACLMDKENALQSLAEENEALKAGAGRAEAELRRKYEAAVAELELAKAAEQDVRMRLGLVTDEADRSSRRAARASEQLDAAQAAGAEMEAELRRLRVQSDQWRKAAEAAAAALGGGGGKDGNGGTVERTGSLGPEYGSSIGGKLMSSPFSDDVDEESPKRRNGGGGGGGGVLRRMSGLWKKSPK
- the LOC103629190 gene encoding interactor of constitutive active ROPs 2, chloroplastic isoform X4, which gives rise to MQTSKPRSGSSDAPQRTSPRTPRASRVAKTGGNETDSTGVTPTRTPTERSPKVTERRSPRSPITEKKRPSRLSELESKVSQLQDELKKAKEQLSSSEARRRHAQQEAEEAKTQEQAAAASKLEELQRQLDEFSAAEESRLQELRKISQERDRAWESELEAVQRQKSADAAALGSAMSEIQRLKQQLEASAESDAARAKQCEYVEAEIEGLKQEMEIRLATIEGLKVNVSESDRAAAEANATVNETKQQLETAKATIDSLVAEGVRMQECLRSKDMELNESKALVASLQEDMKKSHDTDNAKAKANTDVRSETEALQKVLVTTSAADANGSCGSYDPEIEQLRTALEVAEIRYQEQQTRMTIETGGLYETLESVRAECARELCELRLELKNKNDALMEAMAGAAADPHRPDAMQQPELEAKLMRSITDAAELKACLMDKENALQSLAEENEALKAGAGRAEAELRRKYEAAVAELELAKAAEQDVRMRLGLVTDEADRSSRRAARASEQLDAAQAAGAEMEAELRRLRVQSDQWRKAAEAAAAALGGGGGKDGNGGTVERTGSLGPEYGSSIGGKLMSSPFSDDVDEESPKRRNGGGGGGGGVLRRMSGLWKKSPK
- the LOC103629190 gene encoding interactor of constitutive active ROPs 2, chloroplastic isoform X2, with protein sequence MQTSKPSSLCRSGSSDAPQRTSPRTPRASRVAKTGGNETDSTGVTPTRTPTERSPKVTERRSPRSPITEKKRPSRLSELESKVSQLQDELKKAKEQLSSSEARRRHAQQEAEEAKTQEQAAAASKLEELQRQLDEFSAAEESRLQELRKISQERDRAWESELEAVQRQKSADAAALGSAMSEIQRLKQQLEASAESDAARAKQCEYVEAEIEGLKQEMEIRLATIEGLKVNVSESDRAAAEANATVNETKQQLETAKATIDSLVAEGVRMQECLRSKDMELNESKALVASLQEDMKKSHDTDNAKAKANTDVRSETEALQKVLVTTSAADANGSCGSYDPEIEQLRTALEVAEIRYQEQQTRMTIETGGLYETLESVRAECARELCELRLELKNKNDALMEAMAGAAADPHRPDAMQQPELEAKLMRSITDAAELKACLMDKENALQSLAEENEALKAGAGRAEAELRRKYEAAVAELELAKAAEQDVRMRLGLVTDEADRSSRRAARASEQLDAAQAAGAEMEAELRRLRVQSDQWRKAAEAAAAALGGGGGKDGNGGTVERTGSLGPEYGSSIGGKLMSSPFSDDVDEESPKRRNGGGGGGGGVLRRMSGLWKKSPK
- the LOC103629190 gene encoding interactor of constitutive active ROPs 2, chloroplastic isoform X1, yielding MQTSKPSSLCRSGSSDAPQRTSPRTPRASRVAKTGGNETDSTGVTPTRTPTERSPKVTERRSPRSPITEVKKRPSRLSELESKVSQLQDELKKAKEQLSSSEARRRHAQQEAEEAKTQEQAAAASKLEELQRQLDEFSAAEESRLQELRKISQERDRAWESELEAVQRQKSADAAALGSAMSEIQRLKQQLEASAESDAARAKQCEYVEAEIEGLKQEMEIRLATIEGLKVNVSESDRAAAEANATVNETKQQLETAKATIDSLVAEGVRMQECLRSKDMELNESKALVASLQEDMKKSHDTDNAKAKANTDVRSETEALQKVLVTTSAADANGSCGSYDPEIEQLRTALEVAEIRYQEQQTRMTIETGGLYETLESVRAECARELCELRLELKNKNDALMEAMAGAAADPHRPDAMQQPELEAKLMRSITDAAELKACLMDKENALQSLAEENEALKAGAGRAEAELRRKYEAAVAELELAKAAEQDVRMRLGLVTDEADRSSRRAARASEQLDAAQAAGAEMEAELRRLRVQSDQWRKAAEAAAAALGGGGGKDGNGGTVERTGSLGPEYGSSIGGKLMSSPFSDDVDEESPKRRNGGGGGGGGVLRRMSGLWKKSPK